CCCCTGCACCTGCCCGAGTGGAACGTCGACCAGCTCCCGGAGGACACGACCGGCCGGCAGATCACCCTGACCGACATCGCCGCCTCGGTCACCTTCCTGGCACTGATCATCATCTACCTCCCGATGCAGCACTTCCGCTCGTTCGTTCCCACCGACGGTGAGAACCTGCCGATCCTCGACCCGGCGCTGTGGAGCTTCTGGCTGCCGTTCCTGATCGCGGTGCTGGTCGCCACCATCGGCCTGGAGATCGCCAAGTACCGGGCCGGGCGCTGGACCTGGCCGCTGGTCGCGGTGAACGCGGTGCTCGACCTGGCGTTCGCGGTGCCGGTGGTCTGGCTGATGTCGACCGACCGGCTGCTCAACCCCGAGTTCGTGGCCCGCTTCGAGTGGCTCGGCGAGGGCGACAACCTGAACCTGGTCGCGACCGCCGTGATCGCCGGCACGGTGCTGGTGACGCTCTGGGACATCCTCGACAGCGCCGTCAAGACGTACCGCAACCGCACCTGATCCCACCACGACCACGGCCCGGCGCGCCCCCGCGTGCCGGGCCGTGGCGCGTGCCGACGCCGGCCACCAGCCGGGGCGCGGCGCACCGGCGGTCGCCCCGGCGAGGAAGCCGGCCGGGTGCCGGACCGGCGGCGGCCGGCGGGATGAGATCCTGACCTGGATGAACAGCGACACCGACGAGGGCTGGCGGCGCCCGGGGCCCACCCCGGAGCAGCGCCGGCTGGACGTCTACACCGGGTTGGCCGCCACCGTTCTGGCGCTGTTCAGCCTGACCCTGACCCGCAGCGCCGGCGCGTTCCTGCTCGGCCCGCCGCCGTCCGGCCCGGAGCAGATCTTCTGGACCGTCGCGGTGACCCTGCCGCTGATCTGGCGACGCCGGTTCCCCGCCGCCGTCACGCTGGTGGTCTCGGTCGCGTTCATCGCCGCGCAGGCCCGCTCCGCCCCGGAGACGCAGCTCGCCTCGTGGGCGCTGTTCGCCGCCCTCTACACGCTGGGCGCGTGGGGCCGGGACCGGCGGCTGTCCCGACGGCTGCGGATCGGCGTCATCGCCACCATGTTCCTGTGGCTCGGGATCTACTACGCGACCACCTACACCAACATCCCCGCCGACGCGTTCGCCCGCGCGGTCGGGCCCGTGCCCCCGTTGCTCGCGGCGATGGTGAACGGGGTGCTGGTCAACGGCCTCTACTTCGGGTTCGCGTACTTCTTCGGGGAGACCGCGTGGCTGGCCGCCCGGCGTCAGCACGAGGTGCAGGCGCGGGCCGAGGAGCTGCGCCGTTCGCAGGCCGAGATCCGCGAGCACGCGGTGGTGGGCGAGCGGGTCCGCATCGCCCGCGAGCTGCACGACGTGGTCGCCCACCACGTGTCGGTGATGGGGGTGCAGGCGGCCGCCGCCCGCCGGGTGTTCGACAAGGACCCGGTCAAGGCCCGCACGGCGCTGAGCGCGATCGAGGAGACCGCCCGCACGGCCGTCGACGAGCTGCGCCGGATGCTCGGCCTGCTCCGCGCCCGCGACGGCGGCCCGGACCGCCCCGACCAGCCGGGGCCCGCCGGGATAGACCGGATCACGGCCGTGGTCGAGCGCGCCCGCGAGGCCGGGCTGCGGGCCACCATGGGGGTGTACGGGGACCCGACGCCGCTGCCGGAGTCGGTCTCGCAGGCCGCGTACCGGGTGGCCCAGGAGGCCGTGACGAACGCGCTCAAGCACGCCGAGGGCGCGACCGCGCTCGACGTGCGGATCCGCTACCTGGCACACGAGGTGGAGGTCGACGTGACCGATGACGGACGGGCCACCCGCCCGCCGAACGCCGACGGGCTCGGCCTGGTCGGGATGCGCGAGCGGGTCGCCACCCACGGCGGCGCGCTGGAGGTCGGCCCGCGCGCCGGCGGCGGCTGGCGGGTACGGGCCCGGTTCCCGCTGCCGCTGCCGGTGGGGCGGCCCGCGTGAGCGCCGGGGACGAGGTGCCCGGGACCGACCGTCCGGTCCGGGTGCTGCTCGCCGACGACCAGCACCTGGTCCGCACCGGCTTCCGGGTCATCCTGGAGGTGGAGGACGACATCGAGGTCGTCGGGGAGGCCGCCGACGGGGAGCGCGCCGCCAGCATGACCCGGGCGCTGCGTCCGGACGTCGTGCTGATGGACGTGGAGATGCCCGGGGTCGACGGGCTGGAGGCCACCCGGCGGATCACCGCCGAGGAGGACGGGCCGGGCGGGCCGGCCGTACTGATCCTCACCACGTTCGACCGGGACGACTACCTGTTCGCCGCGCTGCGCGCCGGGGCCAGCGGCTTCCTGCTCAAGAACGGCACCCCGGAGGCCCTGATCGAGGCGATCCGGGTGCTCGCCCGGGGCGACGGTCTGCTCGCCCCGGAACTCACCCGGCGGGTGATCGCCACCTTCGCCCGCCCCGGCGAGCCCGTCACCCCGGGCGGCCCGAGGACGGCTCCCGAGGCGGCACTGCGGGATCTCACCCCCCGCGAGCGGGAGGTCCTGGTCCTGGTCGCCGGCGGCGCCAGCAACGCCGAGATCGCCGCCGAGCTGCACCTGGGCGAGGCGACGGTGAAGACGCACGTCAGCCGGGTGCTCGCCAAGCTGGGCCTGCGCGACCGGGTGCAGGCGGTGGTCTTCGCGTACGAGCACGGGGTCGTGCGCCCCGGCGGCTGACCCGGCTCCGCCACGAGGGGGACGTCCCGCTCGATCTCGGGACGGACGGCGGGCGGCGGCCGACGATCTAGCGTGGACGCCGTGACCAATGTGCTCCGCCTCGACGGCGTCGACCGCAGCTTCGGCGACCGGCGGGTGCTCCAGAACGTGTCCTTCGACGTGGCCGCCGGCCGGATGACCGGCTTCGTGGGCGGCAACGGCGCCGGCAAGACCACCACCATGCGGATCATCCTCGGGGTGCTCGCCCCGGACGCCGGCGAGATCACCTGGCAGGGAGCACCGCTGAGCCGGCAGGCCCGCCGGCGCTTCGGCTACATGCCGGAGGAACGCGGCCTCTACCCGAAGATGAGCGTCCGGGACCAGGTGGCCTACCTGGGTCGGCTGCACGGGATGAGCGCCGCCGCCGCGCGCCGCAACACGGACGCGCTGCTGGAGCGGGTCGGGCTCGCCGAGCGCGGCGACGACCTGCTGGAGACGCTGTCGCTGGGCAACCAGCAGCGCGCGCAGATCGCCGCCGCCCTGGTGCACGACCCCGAGGTGCTGGTGCTCGACGAGCCCTTCTCCGGGCTCGACCCGTTGGCCGTGGACACGGTCGTGGCGGTCCTGCGGGAGCGGGCCGCCGCGGGCGCGCCGGTGCTCTTCTCCAGCCACCAGCTGGACGTCGTCGAGCGGCTCTGCGACGACCTGGTGATCATCGGGGGCGGCCTGATCCGGGCCGCCGGCAGCCGGGAGGAGCTGCGCGCGACGTACACCGTGCCCCGGTACGAGCTGGTGGTGGAGACCGACGCCGGCTGGCTGCGGGACCAGCCGGGGGTGACCCTCGTCGACCTGGACGGCGCGCGCGCCGTGTTCGACCTCGCGCCCGGCACGGACGAGCAGCCGGTGCTGCACGCGGCGCTGGCGCGCGGCCCCGTCCGCGCGTTCCGCCCGGTCAGCCCCTCCCTCACCGAGATCTTCCGAGAGGTCGCCCAGTGAACACCATGCAGGCCACCCGGCTGGTCGCCGCCCGTGAGATCCGGGTCAAGCTGCGCGACCGCACCTTCCTGTTCAGCACGCTGTTCTTCCTGCTGATCGCCGCCGCCGCGACCATCCTGCCGCCGCTGCTCTCCGGCGGCCCGTCGAGCGTGGCGGTGACCGCGGCGGCGGCCGGCCCGCTGCGCGAGGCCGGGCTCCAGGTGCGTACGGTCGCCGACGACCGCGCCGCCGAGCAGGTCGTACGCGACGGCGACGTCGACGCTGCGGTGGTCTCCGGACCGGCGGTGCTCGCCATGGACGAGGCCCCCGACGACGTGGTGGCGGCGCTGAGCACGCAGCCCGCGGTCCGGCTGCTGGACCCCGACGCGGTGGACCCGGTGGTGGCCTTCCTGGTGCCGTTCGCCTTCGCGTTCATCTTCTTCGTCACCTCGCAGACCTTCGGCGTGCAGATCGCGCAGAGCATCGTCGAGGAGAAGCAGACGAGGATCGTGGAGATCCTGGTGGCCGCAGTGCCGGTACGGGCGTTGCTGGCCGGCAAGATGATCGCCGGCACGGTGCTGGCCCTCGGGCAGATCGCGCTGGTCGCCCTCGTCGCCCTGGTCGGGGTGCAGTTCGGCGACAGCGGCGGGCTGCTCTCGCTGCTGGCCCCGGCGATCGGTTGGTTCCTGCCGTTCTTCCTGCTCGGCTTCGTGCTGGTCGCGGCCATGTGGGCGGCGGCCGGCGCACTGGTGAACCGCCAGGAGGACATCGCGGGCGTGTCGACGCCGGTGCAGCTCGCGGTCATGCTGCCGTTCTTCGCGGTGATCTTCCTGAACGACAACGCGACGGCCATGCGGGTGCTGTCCTACCTGCCGTTCTCCGCGCCGACGGCGATGCCGTTGCGGCTGTTCACCGGGGACGCGGCCGGCTGGGAGCCGCTGGTGTCCCTGGCCCTGCTGCTGGTCGCGGCCGCCGGGTTCGTGGCCGCCGGGGCCCGGGTGTACGAGGGCTCGCTGCTGCGCACCAACGGCCGCACCTCGGTGCGGACGGCGTGGCGGTCGCGGGAGAAGACGCTGGGCTGAGCGCCGGCGCCGGCGGGCCACCGGCCCGCCGGCGCCGGCGTGGCACGTGCGGGTCGACGGCGGATGCCGCGTCGCCGCCGGTCGACGGCGGACGCCGCCGGCGCGACGCGTCAGGCGCCGGGCGACGCGCGGTCAGCGGGAGGGTGGGACCGTGTCCCAGCGGGACGGCGGGACGGTGTCCCAGCCGGACGGCAGGGCCGGCACCGGCCAGGCCGGGTCCGGGCGCCAGGCCGACCAGGCCTCGTCCCACCAGCGCTCCCCCGCGTCGAGCAGGGCGGCGATCCGGTCGCCCTCGGCCCGGATCGCGTCGGCCATCCCCGGGTAGCGCCCCTCGTCGAGGCGCTGGGCGAACAGCTCCACGTCCTTCCAGACGTAGCGGCCGTCGCCGGCACCCCACCAGAGGTCCAGCTCGTGGTCGAGGGTGTCCACCCCGATCGGCGTACGCCGCAACGGCTCCTGGAGGTTGAAGTACCAGCCGGCGAAGGCACGCTCCGGGCCGACCCAGAAGACGTCCACGGAGTGCGCCTCACCCGGGCGGTGCAGCATGAGCTTGCCGTGCCCGCTCCACGCCCGGTGCCCGGCGGCCTGCCACGGGTGCCGCCCGCACGGGAAGCCGCCGGCCTCGGGGAAGCCGAACTCCGCGCCCGGAGGCAGGTAGAGCACGAGCAGGTCGGGCGAGTCCTCGACGCAGATCGTCGGGCAGCCGAACCACACCTCGCCGCGCAGGATCTCGCGCCGGACCACGACGTCGCCCGGCGCGAACCGGCCACCGTCGCCCGCCCGACCACCGCTTCGCCCCGCCTCGCCCGGAAGATCCACTCCCGCAGCCTAGTCAGCGCGGGGCGGCACACCCCCGAGCACGAAGCCCGCGCGTCCGGCGAAATCGGTCGCATGTCGGACAGAACGCGCCGGTTCGGGGGCGACGCGCGGGCCACCGCCTCCCGCCGTCGGCCCCCGGTCGGTGCTGGGAGTCGACGGCGGTCGCGGCGGTGCCGGCCCGCGCACCGGGGACGTCGGGATCAGCCGACGGCCTCCATCACCTCGTCGCTGACGTCGAAGTTCGCGTAGACGTTCTGCACGTCGTCGCAGTCCTCCAGGACGTCGATCAGCTTGAAGATCTTGCGGGCGCCCTCCTCGTCGAGGGGGACGTTGACGCTCGGGATCAGCGACGACTCGGCCGACTCGTACTCGATGCCGGCGTCCTGAAGCGCGGTGCGGACGGCGATCAGGTCGGTCGGCTCGCAGACCACCTCGAACGCCTCACCCAGGTCGTTGACCTCCTCGGCGCCGGCGTCGAGGACCGCCATCATGACGTCGTCCTCGGTCGTCGCGCCCTTGGGGACGATCACCACGCCCTTGCGGGAGAACATGTACGACACCGAGCCCGCGTCGGCGAGCGAGCCGCCGTTACGGGTCAGCGCGGTGCGCACCTCGGTCGCCGCCCGGTTGCGGTTGTCGGTCAGGCACTCGATCAGCATCGCCACGCCGTTCGGGCCGTAGCCCTCGTACATGATGGTCTGCCAGTCGGCGCCGCCGGCCTCCAGGCCCGAGCCGCGCTTGACGGCGCGGTCGATGTTGTCGTTGGGGACCGAGTTCTTCTTCGCCTTCTGGATGGCGTCGTAGAGCGTCGGGTTGCCGGCCGGGTCACCGCCGCCGGTGCGCGCGGCGACCTCGACGTTCTTGATCAGCTTGGCGAACATCTTGCCGCGCTTGGCGTCGATGACCGCCTTCTTGTGCTTGGTCGTCGCCCACTTTGAGTGGCCGGACATCTGCTACCTCCGTTGCTACCCGCCGTCTGCATCGACCGACCGCGCACGCCCCGCCCCCGCCGGCGCACGCGGTGGTGCCGGTCAGCCCTGCGGGAAAGCCGTGACGGGCAGCTGGCCCCGCCGAATCTCGGCAATCCTACCGACGCCCGGCGGGTCGCTGTCACCGCGCCGCGCGCCGCCGTCCCGCCCCGCCCGCCCGCAACGGGACGGACGGGACGAAATCGCGGCTGCGGTCAGGACCCGAAGCCGTACGAGCCCAGCACCCTGAACCCGGAGGTGGACCGCTGTTCGCACCGGTCCTCCAGGCCGGGCCGGTAGCGGCGGAACGACTCCAGCTCTGGCAACGGGCCCGGCAGCTCGGGCGCCACGGCGATGTCCACGAAGCTCCGCTCGTCGTCCAGTTGGAGCGTCACGAACCGCAGCCCGGCCGGCTGGGTCCGGGCCACCTCCTCGTGGACGGCCCCGAGCAGGCGCAGGTGCTCCGACAGGTGCCCGGCCCGGACCCGGTAGCTGATGATGATCGTCTCCATGCTCACCCCATCCGCTCCGCGCCGGCGTCGGCCGCCACCGGGTCACCGGGGCGCGGCTCGCGCGCCTGGGCGACGATCTCCGTCAGCATCGCCGACAAGGCTTCCGCCCGCTCGGTCGCCGGCGCGATCCGCCCCGGTGCCGTCGGATCGCCCGGATCCGCCTCGGAGAAGTCGAAGTCGGTGAAGACGGTCAGCGAGACCGCCGTGGGCACGACCGTCGCCCGCACCTCGGTCAGGACCTGCCGTAGGTGCTCGCCGGCCAGAGTGCCGCCCCGCACGCCGTAGCTGAGTATTCCCGCCGGCTTGCCGTTCCACTCGGCGTGGAGGTAGTCGACGGCGTTCTTCAGCGCGGCCGGCACGGAGTGGTTGTACTCCGGCGTGACGAACACGAACGCGTCACAGGCCCCCACCAGCGCGGACCAGCGGCGGGTGTGCGGGTTGCGGTAGTCGCCGAACATCGCCGGCACCGGCTCGTCGAGCAGCGGCAACTGCTGCTCCGCCAGGTCCAGCACCGTCACGGTCGCCGCACCGGAGCGCACCGCGTCGTGCCCCGTCGCGACCTGCGTCGCCCACCCCGCGACCGCCGGGCAGCGCCGGCCGGGACGGGTGCTTCCCACGATCAGGCCGATCCGGACCGGCCCTGCTGTCTGTGCGTTCTCCATGCCGACGAGCCTGCGACCGGTCCGGCGGCGCGGGGAGACCGCCGCAAGGGTGGCCCCGACAGGGCCACCCTCTGTCGACGGAACACTGCCAGGATGGCCGGGTGATGGACGGGGAGTTGGGCGCGTTCCTGCGTAGCCGCCGGGAAGCCGTGCAGCCGGCCCAGGTCGGCCTCGCCGCAGGATCCCGGCGGCGCACGCCCGGGCTGCGTCGAGCCGAGCTGGCGACGCTCGCACAGGTCAGCGTCGAATACCTGACCCGCCTGGAACAGGGCCGCGACACCCATCCGTCGCCCGAGATCCTCGCCGCACTCGCCGACGCCCTGTTGCTGGACGACGCCGACCGCGAGCATCTGCGGCAGTTGGCGGCGGCGAACCACGGCCGGAGCCTGTGCCCGGGTGAGCGGCAGACGGTCTCCCGCACGGTTCGGCCGACCGTCGGCGCGGTGCTCGACGCGCTGCGGGACTCCCCCGCATACGTGCTGAACCGGCTCGGCGACCTGCTGGCCTGGAACGATCCGTACGACCGGCTGGCCCGCCCGCTGGGCCTGTTCGACGGCGACCGCCCCAACCTGGTGTGGTTCGTGCTGGCCGACGAGCGCGCCCGCGACCACTTCCCCGACTGGGCAAAGCTGGCCGACCAACAGGTCGCCGAGCTGCACCGGCTGCGCCAGGGTGACCCGGCCGTCGACGACTTCGCCGAACGGCTCGCCCGTACGGTCGGCGCGCCCTTCACCGGGCGGTGGCAGCGGCGACCGGTGGCCGCGCCGGTCACCGGTGTGCGAGGGCTGCGGCACCCGGAGGTGGGGCTGCTGCGCCTGACCTACGAAACGCTGGAGTTCGCCGACAGCGACCACCAGCGTCTCGTCGTCCACCTTCCCGCCGACGCGGCCACCGCGGCCGGGTTGGACCGGCTACGGGGCCGCCTGCCCGGGCACCTGCGCTCGGTGGCCGGCTGAGGCGACGGGCCCTCCCGGGCGGAGGACCCTGTCGCCGCCAGTCAGCGGGACGCCCGGACCATCGCCACGAAGTACGCGTGCACCCGCGCGTCGCCGGTCAGCTCCGGGTGGAACGAGGTGGCCAGCAGGTTGCCCTGCCGCACCGCCACGATCCGGCCGGCCGCCGGGCCCTCGGTCACCGTGCCGAGCACCTCGACGCCGTCGCCGACCCGCTCGACCCACGGCGCCCGGATGAACACCGCGTGGAACGGCCCGCCCTCGACGCCGGTGATCCCCACCGACGCCTCGAACGAGTCGACCTGCCGGCCGAACGCGTTGCGCCGCACGGTCATCTCGATGCCGGCGAAGCCGCGCTGGTCGGGGCGGCCGTCGAGGACGTCGCTGGCCAGCATGATCATGCCGGCGCAGGAGCCGTAGACCGGCATGCCGTCGGCGATGCGCTTGTCGATCGGCTCGCGCAGCTCGAAGATGTCGGCGAGCTTGCTGATCGTGGTGGACTCGCCACCGGGGATGACCAGCCCGTCCACCGCGTCCAGCTCCTGCGCACGGCGTACCGGGCGGGCGTCCGCGCCGGCCGCCGCCAGCGCGGCGACGTGCTCGCGGACGTCCCCCTGGAGGGCGAGCACACCGATCACGGGTGCGTCGCTCATGTCACCGTTCCTCTCGTCGACCTGCCGCGGTGGCCCCTCCACCAACCGAGGCGTGCGGAGGGGCGCTTCCTCACCAGCCGCGCTCGGCCAAGCGGTGCGGCTGCGGGATCTCGTCGACGTTGATGCCGACCATCGCCTCGCCCAGGCCCCGGGAGACCTTGGCCAGCACGTCCGGGTCGTCGTGGAAGGTGGTGGCCTTGACGATCGCGGCGGCCCGCTGCGCGGGGTTGCCGGACTTGAAGATGCCGGAGCCGACGAAGACACCCTCGGCGCCGAGCTGCATCATCATCGCGGCGTCGGCCGGGGTGGCGATCCCACCGGCGGTGAAGAGCACCACCGGCAGCTTGCCGCTCTCGGCGACCTCCTTGACCAGCTCGTACGGCGCCTGGAGCTCCTTGGCGGCCACGAACAGCTCGTCGGTCGGCAGCGAGCTCAGCCGGCGGATCTCCTGGCGGATCTTGCGCATGTGGGTCGTGGCGTTGGAGACGTCACCGGTGCCGGCCTCGCCCTTGGAGCGGATCATGGCCGCGCCCTCGGTGATCCGGCGCAGGGCCTCGCCGAGGTTGGTCGCCCCGCAGACGAAGGGCACGGTGAAGGCCCACTTGTCGATGTGGTTCGCGAAGTCGGCCGGGGTCAGCACCTCGGACTCGTCGACGTAGTCGACGCCGAGCGACTGGAGAATCTGGGCCTCCACGAAGTGACCGATCCGGGCCTTGGCCATGACCGGGATGGAGACGGCGTTGATGATGCCGTCGATCATGTCGGGGTCGCTCATCCGGGACACCCCGCCCTGGGCACGGATGTCGGCGGGCACCCGCTCGAGCGCCATCACCGCGACGGCGCCGGCGTCCTCGGCGATCTTGGCCTGCTCGGCGTTGACCACGTCCATGATCACGCCGCCCTTGAGCATCTCGGCCATGCCGCGCTTGACGCGGGCGGTGCCGGTGACGGGGCTGGCGCTAGCGTTCTGGGCACTGGTTTCGGGCACGGGTCATCGCTCCTCGAACGTGCTCGGGGGGTGGCTGCGGAAATGCTACGACGGCTCCAACGCCGATCCGACAGCCAATCAGACCCACGGTGGCCTGCACTGTGGCAGCCATCACCGGCCCCGCGTGCTTCCTCCCCGCGCGCCCCGGTGCTCCCGGAATGCGGAGTCCGTCCCTCCCCCGCCCGCGCTGCTCCCCGCCGCGAAGCCCGTCCCACGTGCGCGCCCCGTCCGGTGATCAGGACGCCACGGACCCCTCAGCGGCCGGATGACGTCCATGGGGTCCTGATCACGACGTCGGGGCTGCGACGCCCGCGCGGCACGGGGACGCGGGGGTCAGGTGGCGGGGACGTCAGCCGGGACGGCGAGGGTGGGATCGTCGATGTCGAAGTAGGTCGGCCAGGGGCGGCGGCGCCCCATCCGCAACAGGCGCACCAGCGGGCGGCCCCGCGCCGCGCGGGCGTCGCGGACCAGGTCGGTGTGCACCTGGCGGGCCAGCGCGAGCCGCCGGCTGGCGCCGATCACCGCCTCGCAGTCCGGATCCGCCGGGTCCAGCTCCACCGCCCGCAGCTGGCGGGTGAGGTCGTTCTCGGCGGCCTCCCGCTCGTCCGGCTCGGCGTCCAGCGCGATCCGCGCCGCCGCGTACAGCTCGACGCCGTAGCGGCGCTCGGCCAGGACCGCGGCGGCCGCCGCCCGGCGCAGCAGGTGGGCCTCCAGGGCGCGGGCCGCCAGCTCCGCCCGGGCGTGCAGCCGCCCGACCCGCCCGGCGGTCCAGACGAGGTACGCCACGACCAGCCCGACGACCAGGGCCGCGAGCACCACCCACCACATGCGCGACATCGTCTAGTCCAGCCCCACCCATTCGGTGTCCATGACCCGCCCGTCGGTGGCCTCGATCGCCGCCGCGTACACCTCCAGCACCCGCCGGGCGACCACGGGCCAGTCGAAGGTTGCCACCACCTGGTCACCGCAGGCGGTCAGCGCGGCCCGGGCGCCGGGATCGTCGAGCAGGTCGGCGAGGGCGGTACGCAGCGCGGCCGGGTCCCCGGTCGGGAACAGCCGGCCGGCCCGGCCGCCGTCGAGCACGCGGCGGAACGCGTCGAGGTCGCTGGCGACGACGGTCGTGCCCGCCGCGAGCGCCTCGGTGAGGATCATGCCGAAGGACTCGCCGCCGGTGTTCGGCGCCACGTAGAGGTGCACGCTGCGCAACATCCGCGCCTTGTCCTCCTCGGAGACCAGCCCGAGGAAGGTCACCCGGTCGCGCAGGTCGGCCGGGAACCGCCCGAACAGGTCGTCCGCGTCGCCGGGCCCGGCGACCAGCAGCCGCAGGCCGGGCCGCTGCCGGGCCAGCTCCACGAAGGCGTCCCGCAGGATCGGGAAGCCCTTGCGGGCCTCGGTGAACCGGCCGAGGAACCCGATCGCGCCGTCGCGGCCCGGCGGGCACTCCCCCGGCCAGCCCGGCAGGGGCAGCGCGTGACTGAACTTCGCGACGGCCACCCCGTTCGGGATCTCCACCGCCCCGCCGTCCATGTGCTCGACCTGCACCTTGCGCGCCAAAGCGCTGACGGCGATCCGGGCGGTGATCCGCTCCAGCACGATCTGGAGCACGCCCTGC
The nucleotide sequence above comes from Micromonospora sp. M71_S20. Encoded proteins:
- a CDS encoding permease prefix domain 1-containing protein, encoding MNTLTDRYLAATLRSVPVARRQEIATELRASIEDMVEGRTAGGQDAAAAEREVLTELGDPDKLAARYADRRLQLIGPAYYLAWSRLMKLLLSFIPAMAGVLVGLLKVADGGDAGEGIGAGISAAIQVAVQIAFWVTVVFAVLERTKTPLHLPEWNVDQLPEDTTGRQITLTDIAASVTFLALIIIYLPMQHFRSFVPTDGENLPILDPALWSFWLPFLIAVLVATIGLEIAKYRAGRWTWPLVAVNAVLDLAFAVPVVWLMSTDRLLNPEFVARFEWLGEGDNLNLVATAVIAGTVLVTLWDILDSAVKTYRNRT
- a CDS encoding sensor histidine kinase, which translates into the protein MNSDTDEGWRRPGPTPEQRRLDVYTGLAATVLALFSLTLTRSAGAFLLGPPPSGPEQIFWTVAVTLPLIWRRRFPAAVTLVVSVAFIAAQARSAPETQLASWALFAALYTLGAWGRDRRLSRRLRIGVIATMFLWLGIYYATTYTNIPADAFARAVGPVPPLLAAMVNGVLVNGLYFGFAYFFGETAWLAARRQHEVQARAEELRRSQAEIREHAVVGERVRIARELHDVVAHHVSVMGVQAAAARRVFDKDPVKARTALSAIEETARTAVDELRRMLGLLRARDGGPDRPDQPGPAGIDRITAVVERAREAGLRATMGVYGDPTPLPESVSQAAYRVAQEAVTNALKHAEGATALDVRIRYLAHEVEVDVTDDGRATRPPNADGLGLVGMRERVATHGGALEVGPRAGGGWRVRARFPLPLPVGRPA
- a CDS encoding response regulator transcription factor, coding for MPGTDRPVRVLLADDQHLVRTGFRVILEVEDDIEVVGEAADGERAASMTRALRPDVVLMDVEMPGVDGLEATRRITAEEDGPGGPAVLILTTFDRDDYLFAALRAGASGFLLKNGTPEALIEAIRVLARGDGLLAPELTRRVIATFARPGEPVTPGGPRTAPEAALRDLTPREREVLVLVAGGASNAEIAAELHLGEATVKTHVSRVLAKLGLRDRVQAVVFAYEHGVVRPGG
- a CDS encoding ABC transporter ATP-binding protein, coding for MTNVLRLDGVDRSFGDRRVLQNVSFDVAAGRMTGFVGGNGAGKTTTMRIILGVLAPDAGEITWQGAPLSRQARRRFGYMPEERGLYPKMSVRDQVAYLGRLHGMSAAAARRNTDALLERVGLAERGDDLLETLSLGNQQRAQIAAALVHDPEVLVLDEPFSGLDPLAVDTVVAVLRERAAAGAPVLFSSHQLDVVERLCDDLVIIGGGLIRAAGSREELRATYTVPRYELVVETDAGWLRDQPGVTLVDLDGARAVFDLAPGTDEQPVLHAALARGPVRAFRPVSPSLTEIFREVAQ
- a CDS encoding ABC transporter permease gives rise to the protein MNTMQATRLVAAREIRVKLRDRTFLFSTLFFLLIAAAATILPPLLSGGPSSVAVTAAAAGPLREAGLQVRTVADDRAAEQVVRDGDVDAAVVSGPAVLAMDEAPDDVVAALSTQPAVRLLDPDAVDPVVAFLVPFAFAFIFFVTSQTFGVQIAQSIVEEKQTRIVEILVAAVPVRALLAGKMIAGTVLALGQIALVALVALVGVQFGDSGGLLSLLAPAIGWFLPFFLLGFVLVAAMWAAAGALVNRQEDIAGVSTPVQLAVMLPFFAVIFLNDNATAMRVLSYLPFSAPTAMPLRLFTGDAAGWEPLVSLALLLVAAAGFVAAGARVYEGSLLRTNGRTSVRTAWRSREKTLG
- a CDS encoding DUF402 domain-containing protein — protein: MDLPGEAGRSGGRAGDGGRFAPGDVVVRREILRGEVWFGCPTICVEDSPDLLVLYLPPGAEFGFPEAGGFPCGRHPWQAAGHRAWSGHGKLMLHRPGEAHSVDVFWVGPERAFAGWYFNLQEPLRRTPIGVDTLDHELDLWWGAGDGRYVWKDVELFAQRLDEGRYPGMADAIRAEGDRIAALLDAGERWWDEAWSAWRPDPAWPVPALPSGWDTVPPSRWDTVPPSR
- a CDS encoding YebC/PmpR family DNA-binding transcriptional regulator, whose product is MSGHSKWATTKHKKAVIDAKRGKMFAKLIKNVEVAARTGGGDPAGNPTLYDAIQKAKKNSVPNDNIDRAVKRGSGLEAGGADWQTIMYEGYGPNGVAMLIECLTDNRNRAATEVRTALTRNGGSLADAGSVSYMFSRKGVVIVPKGATTEDDVMMAVLDAGAEEVNDLGEAFEVVCEPTDLIAVRTALQDAGIEYESAESSLIPSVNVPLDEEGARKIFKLIDVLEDCDDVQNVYANFDVSDEVMEAVG
- a CDS encoding NADPH-dependent FMN reductase translates to MENAQTAGPVRIGLIVGSTRPGRRCPAVAGWATQVATGHDAVRSGAATVTVLDLAEQQLPLLDEPVPAMFGDYRNPHTRRWSALVGACDAFVFVTPEYNHSVPAALKNAVDYLHAEWNGKPAGILSYGVRGGTLAGEHLRQVLTEVRATVVPTAVSLTVFTDFDFSEADPGDPTAPGRIAPATERAEALSAMLTEIVAQAREPRPGDPVAADAGAERMG
- a CDS encoding helix-turn-helix transcriptional regulator; the encoded protein is MDGELGAFLRSRREAVQPAQVGLAAGSRRRTPGLRRAELATLAQVSVEYLTRLEQGRDTHPSPEILAALADALLLDDADREHLRQLAAANHGRSLCPGERQTVSRTVRPTVGAVLDALRDSPAYVLNRLGDLLAWNDPYDRLARPLGLFDGDRPNLVWFVLADERARDHFPDWAKLADQQVAELHRLRQGDPAVDDFAERLARTVGAPFTGRWQRRPVAAPVTGVRGLRHPEVGLLRLTYETLEFADSDHQRLVVHLPADAATAAGLDRLRGRLPGHLRSVAG
- the pdxT gene encoding pyridoxal 5'-phosphate synthase glutaminase subunit PdxT gives rise to the protein MSDAPVIGVLALQGDVREHVAALAAAGADARPVRRAQELDAVDGLVIPGGESTTISKLADIFELREPIDKRIADGMPVYGSCAGMIMLASDVLDGRPDQRGFAGIEMTVRRNAFGRQVDSFEASVGITGVEGGPFHAVFIRAPWVERVGDGVEVLGTVTEGPAAGRIVAVRQGNLLATSFHPELTGDARVHAYFVAMVRASR
- the pdxS gene encoding pyridoxal 5'-phosphate synthase lyase subunit PdxS, yielding MPETSAQNASASPVTGTARVKRGMAEMLKGGVIMDVVNAEQAKIAEDAGAVAVMALERVPADIRAQGGVSRMSDPDMIDGIINAVSIPVMAKARIGHFVEAQILQSLGVDYVDESEVLTPADFANHIDKWAFTVPFVCGATNLGEALRRITEGAAMIRSKGEAGTGDVSNATTHMRKIRQEIRRLSSLPTDELFVAAKELQAPYELVKEVAESGKLPVVLFTAGGIATPADAAMMMQLGAEGVFVGSGIFKSGNPAQRAAAIVKATTFHDDPDVLAKVSRGLGEAMVGINVDEIPQPHRLAERGW